Proteins encoded in a region of the Triticum dicoccoides isolate Atlit2015 ecotype Zavitan chromosome 3A, WEW_v2.0, whole genome shotgun sequence genome:
- the LOC119268461 gene encoding putative aminoacrylate hydrolase RutD gives MVNLVEAQKPPLHFLIRRAGLRQHTVDVDGAGTALTFWVPKDKLPKDKSTVCEITPEAAAPASKKKSKTKAKAPRPSVVLVHGFAAEGIVTWQFQAGVLAKHYDVYIPDLLYFGGSTSPSTDRSPGFQAECLVAALGKLGVEKCTVVGFSYGGMVAFKMAESHPGLVRSLVVSGSVVAMTDSISETTLERIGVKSSAELLLPDSVKGLKALLSIVAHRKLWFPERLHRDYLQVMFTNRKERAELLEGLVVSNKDATVPVLPQKILLLWGHNDNIFNIELARTMKEQLGEETMLQSIDKAGHLVHLERPCVYNRRLLEFLAYVTAEASKE, from the exons ATGGTGAACTTGGTGGAGGCCCAGAAGCCGCCGCTGCACTTCCTGATCAGAAGGGCCGGGCTCCGGCAGCACACGGTGGACGTGGACGGCGCCGGCACGGCGCTCACCTTCTGGGTGCCCAAGGACAAGCTCCCCAAGGACAAGTCCACCGTGTGCGAGATCACGCCCGAAGCGGCGGCGCCGgcctccaagaagaagagcaagacgaAAGCCAAGGCCCCGCGGCCATCCGTCGTCCTCGTGCACGGCTTCGCGGCCGAAGGCATTGTCACGTGGCAGTTCCAG gCTGGTGTGCTGGCGAAGCACTACGACGTGTACATCCCGGACCTGCTCTACTTCGGCGGCTCCACGTCGCCGTCGACGGACCGGTCGCCGGGGTTCCAGGCGGAGTGCCTGGTGGCAGCGCTGGGCAAGCTGGGCGTGGAGAAGTGCACGGTGGTGGGGTTCAGCTACGGCGGGATGGTGGCCTTCAAGATGGCCGAGTCGCACCCGGGCCTCGTCCGGTCGCTCGTGGTGTCGGGCTCCGTCGTCGCCATGACCGACTCCATCAGCGAGACCACGCTGGAGAGGATCGGCGTCAAGTCGTCGGCGGAGCTGCTGCTGCCGGACTCCGTCAAGGGGCTCAAGGCGCTGCTCTCCATCGTCGCCCACAGGAAACTCTGGTTCCCGGAACGCCTTCACAGGGACTACCTCCAG GTGATGTTCACCAACCGCAAGGAAAGAGCAGAGCTGCTGGAAGGTTTGGTGGTCAGCAACAAAGACGCCACCGTGCCCGTTTTGCCACAG AAAATACTTCTGCTCTGGGGACACAACGACAACATTTTCAACATAGAGCTCGCCAGGACAATGAAAGA GCAGCTCGGTGAGGAGACGATGCTGCAGAGCATAGACAAGGCCGGGCATCTCGTGCACCTGGAGAGGCCCTGCGTCTACAACCGCCGCCTCTTGGAGTTCCTGGCATACGTCACTGCTGAAGCTTCCAAAGAGTGA